The Procambarus clarkii isolate CNS0578487 chromosome 24, FALCON_Pclarkii_2.0, whole genome shotgun sequence genome includes a region encoding these proteins:
- the LOC138368236 gene encoding variant surface antigen E-like, which translates to MNNQRSTTRGQQPEVNNPRSTTRGQLPEVNNLRSTTRGQQPEVNNQRSTTRGQQPEVNNPRSTTIGQQPEVNIQRSTTRGQQPEVNNQRSTTLGQQPEVNNPRSTEVNNQRSTTKGQLPEVNNPKSTTRGYQPEVNNPKSTTKGQQSEVNNQRSTTRGQQPEVNNPRSTTRGQPPEVNNPRSTTRGHQPEVTNPRSTTRGHQPEVNNPR; encoded by the coding sequence ATGAACAATCAGAGGTCAActacccgaggtcaacaacccgaggtcaacaacccgaggtcaacaaccagaggtcaactACCAGAGGTCAACAACCTGAGGTCAActacccgaggtcaacaacccgaggtcaacaaccagaggtcaacaacccgaggtcaacaacccgaggtcaacaacccaaggtcaacaaccataggtcaacaaccagaggtcaacatCCAGAGGTCAActacccgaggtcaacaacccgaggtcaacaaccagaggtcaactACCCTAGGTCAGCAACCCGAAGTCAACAACCCGAGATCAacagaggtcaacaaccagaggtcaacaaccAAAGGGCAActacccgaggtcaacaacccgaagtcaacaaccagaggttatcaacccgaggtcaacaacccgaaGTCGACAACCAAAGGGCAACAAtccgaggtcaacaaccagaggtcaacaacccgaggtcaacaaccagaggtcaacaacccgaggtcaacaaccagaggccaaccacccgaggtcaacaacccgaggtcaacaaccagaggtcacCAACCCGAGGTCaccaacccgaggtcaacaaccagaggtcaccaacccgaggtcaacaacccgagatga
- the LOC138368238 gene encoding variant surface antigen E-like, whose translation MNNQRSTTRGQQPEVNNSRSTTRDEQPEVNYPRSTTRGQQPEVNNLRSTTQGQQPEVNNQRSTTRCQQPEVNNPRSPTRGHQPEVNNQRSPTRGQQPEMNNQMSTTRGQQPEVNNPRSTTRDEQPEVNNSRSTTRGQQLEINNPR comes from the exons atgaacaaccagaggtcaacaacgcgaggtcaacaacccgaggtcaacaactcgaggtcaacaacccgagatGAACAACCAGAGGTCAACTACCCGAGGTCAAccacccgaggtcaacaaccagaggtcaacaaccTGAGGTCAACTACCcaaggtcaacaacccgaggtcaacaaccagaggtcaacaacccgatgtcaacaaccagaggtcaacaacccgag GTCACCAACCCGAGGTCaccaacccgaggtcaacaaccagaggtcaccaacccgaggtcaacaacccgagatGAACAACCAGAtgtcaacaaccagaggtcaacaaccagaggtcaacaacccgaggtcaacaacccgagatgaacaaccagaggtcaacaactcgaggtcaacaacccgaggtcaacaactcGAGATCAACAACCCGAGATGA